One window of the Actinomyces wuliandei genome contains the following:
- a CDS encoding ATP-binding cassette domain-containing protein, which produces MLLVVLAAIASVQVISILMYGPRAKVLADQEVNEMSRAQSVMVDILGNMEAANSLGSAALTPVQQIGMNLQVIQTVRVHLNRLHDLVDEEQEDTHPDGVPADLSQALVLENVSYSYSNNGQKVLSDVNLTIRPGELLAVVGPSGSGKSTLSRLCLGLIDPVCGQVRLGKHPLEEIDLRSMRRQTGIVTQGATGSAGSIRANVRAGRQWVSDADIVRALKAAALDEDVSRMPLGLDTPLGESGQGLSGGQLQRLAIARAVAGRPAFVIFDEATSSLDGPAEAVVYDALSTLDATRIVIAHRLSTVVHADRILFLVDGRVAALGPHEELLLSCPGYAEFVRSQMAWGADPPPESAPPTDW; this is translated from the coding sequence GGCCGCTATTGCCTCCGTACAGGTGATTTCTATCCTCATGTATGGTCCACGAGCCAAGGTCCTTGCGGACCAGGAGGTCAACGAGATGTCTCGGGCCCAGTCCGTCATGGTTGACATTCTGGGCAACATGGAGGCTGCCAACTCCCTGGGATCGGCGGCACTGACCCCAGTTCAGCAGATTGGAATGAATCTCCAGGTCATTCAGACAGTCCGGGTGCACCTCAATCGCCTGCACGACCTTGTCGACGAGGAGCAGGAGGACACCCACCCCGACGGTGTTCCTGCTGACCTGTCACAGGCGCTTGTTCTGGAGAACGTCTCCTACTCCTACTCCAATAATGGCCAGAAGGTCCTGTCGGACGTCAACCTGACGATCCGGCCCGGGGAGCTTCTTGCCGTCGTAGGGCCGTCAGGATCGGGAAAGTCAACCCTCTCGCGCCTGTGCCTGGGCCTTATCGACCCCGTGTGCGGTCAAGTCCGTCTCGGTAAGCATCCGTTGGAGGAGATTGATCTGCGATCGATGCGCCGCCAGACAGGGATCGTCACCCAGGGGGCGACCGGTTCTGCCGGGTCTATTCGTGCCAATGTTCGTGCTGGTCGACAGTGGGTGAGCGACGCCGATATCGTCCGGGCCTTGAAGGCTGCCGCCCTGGATGAGGACGTGTCACGAATGCCTTTGGGCCTGGACACGCCGCTGGGCGAGTCTGGCCAGGGGCTGTCTGGAGGGCAGCTCCAGCGTCTGGCTATTGCCCGAGCAGTGGCCGGGCGACCTGCATTCGTTATCTTTGACGAGGCGACTTCGAGCCTGGACGGTCCTGCGGAGGCGGTGGTCTATGACGCTCTTTCTACTCTGGATGCGACTCGCATCGTTATCGCGCATCGCCTGTCTACAGTCGTCCACGCCGACCGTATTCTCTTCCTTGTTGACGGGCGTGTGGCTGCGCTCGGACCGCATGAGGAACTGCTCCTGTCCTGTCCCGGCTATGCCGAGTTTGTCCGCTCCCAGATGGCCTGGGGTGCTGATCCGCCCCCTGAGTCCGCTCCCCCGACTGACTGGTGA
- a CDS encoding ABC transporter ATP-binding protein: MDIEVRGGRIQGFFGPNGSGKTTTLSILAGLVRPDSGAVVRDPGSRRSRREPMAVLLDSFGHNPFLTGREHLRTVARRFGRPSSRVDEVLEEADLVKAARRRIGRYSQGMRRRLSIAEVLLVDADVVLLDEPTNGLDPDGIVWLRRVVRRMASEGRAVLLSSHALNEAEGLIDDSVFLLDGAVEWAGPYDKIVEAATDRYVTLSGANGFELAEYLTSRGVDVLQAGQDELAVRVEQLDAARKAAAESGYSVSVSRLGRPGLDLVYHLIRSHGLRSTGVSSHE; encoded by the coding sequence GTGGACATTGAGGTCCGAGGTGGTCGCATCCAGGGGTTCTTCGGCCCCAACGGCTCTGGAAAGACGACGACGCTGTCGATCCTGGCGGGGCTGGTGCGCCCTGACTCGGGCGCCGTCGTCCGGGACCCCGGCTCGCGCCGAAGTCGGCGCGAGCCGATGGCTGTCCTCCTGGACTCCTTTGGCCACAACCCCTTCCTTACGGGCCGGGAACACCTGCGTACCGTCGCTCGACGGTTCGGCCGTCCGTCTTCTCGTGTCGATGAAGTGCTGGAGGAGGCGGACCTGGTGAAGGCTGCACGTCGTCGCATCGGGAGGTACTCGCAAGGTATGCGCCGACGGTTGTCCATCGCTGAGGTGCTGCTGGTGGACGCCGACGTGGTCCTCCTGGACGAGCCGACCAACGGCCTGGACCCTGACGGTATCGTGTGGCTGCGCCGGGTAGTGCGCCGAATGGCCTCTGAGGGGCGGGCGGTACTGCTTTCCTCCCATGCTCTCAATGAGGCAGAAGGTCTTATCGACGACTCGGTCTTCCTGCTCGACGGGGCTGTCGAGTGGGCCGGTCCGTACGATAAAATTGTCGAAGCAGCCACTGACCGCTATGTGACGCTGAGCGGGGCCAATGGCTTCGAGCTCGCCGAGTACCTGACTAGTCGTGGCGTGGACGTCCTGCAAGCCGGCCAAGATGAGCTCGCCGTGCGGGTCGAGCAGCTTGATGCGGCTCGTAAAGCGGCTGCTGAGAGTGGGTACAGCGTATCCGTGTCCAGGCTCGGCCGACCGGGACTAGACCTTGTCTACCACCTTATCCGTTCACACGGTCTCAGGAGCACGGGGGTCTCCAGCCATGAATGA